From the Desulfovibrio sp. JY genome, one window contains:
- a CDS encoding manganese-dependent inorganic pyrophosphatase has translation MALYVVGHKNPDTDSIAAAISVADLMNKAKGLDAKPAAQGKLNPESAFVLEKFGVAAPEIVTDATDKQIILVDHSDLAQSLENLDKGEIIGIYDHHKLGDVTTPNPLEILVKPVGCSCTVVKMMYDCAKVEISKPMAGIMMCAILSDTVMFKSPTCTPEDKAAVEALAKIAGVSDYMSLGVEMFKVKSAVGGTPARDLVFRDYKDFDMGGKKIGIGQLEVVDLSILEPVKADLLAECKKVKAEGRHSVFLLLTDIMKEGSEMLIVSDDPSYVKKAFGVEVKGDSVWLDGVLSRKKQVVPPLQKAFA, from the coding sequence ATGGCTTTGTATGTCGTTGGTCACAAAAATCCGGACACCGATTCCATCGCCGCCGCCATTTCCGTGGCGGACCTGATGAACAAGGCCAAGGGGCTGGACGCCAAGCCGGCCGCACAGGGCAAGCTTAACCCCGAAAGCGCTTTCGTGCTCGAAAAGTTCGGTGTGGCCGCTCCGGAGATCGTCACCGACGCCACCGACAAGCAGATCATCCTGGTCGACCACTCCGACCTGGCCCAGAGCCTGGAAAATCTGGACAAGGGCGAGATCATCGGCATCTACGACCACCACAAGCTCGGCGACGTGACCACCCCCAATCCCCTGGAGATCCTGGTCAAGCCCGTGGGCTGCTCCTGCACCGTGGTCAAGATGATGTACGACTGCGCCAAGGTGGAGATTTCCAAGCCCATGGCCGGCATCATGATGTGCGCCATTTTGTCCGACACCGTCATGTTCAAGTCCCCGACCTGCACCCCCGAGGACAAGGCCGCCGTCGAGGCCCTGGCCAAGATCGCTGGCGTGTCCGACTACATGTCGCTCGGCGTCGAGATGTTCAAGGTCAAGTCGGCCGTGGGTGGCACCCCGGCCCGCGACCTGGTCTTCCGCGACTACAAGGACTTCGACATGGGCGGCAAGAAGATCGGCATCGGCCAGCTGGAAGTGGTTGACCTGTCCATCCTCGAGCCGGTCAAGGCGGATCTGCTCGCCGAGTGCAAGAAGGTCAAGGCCGAGGGCCGTCACAGCGTGTTCCTGCTTCTGACCGACATCATGAAGGAAGGTTCCGAGATGCTGATCGTCTCCGACGATCCGAGCTACGTGAAAAAGGCCTTTGGCGTCGAAGTCAAGGGTGATTCCGTGTGGCTTGATGGCGTGCTGTCCCGCAAAAAGCAGGTCGTGCCGCCCCTGCAGAAGGCCTTCGCCTAG
- a CDS encoding site-specific integrase: MTVGSMVARYLSWAEGEGKRVGPERARYDLHLASRFDAVPIDAVTLQMLWDVKASLRRKMAAQTVRHCFGLLRRAVNHAIELELWKGENPFAVKRHGPFKLPRADNQATRYLTRREARDLLVALARRSQQVHDMALLSLKTGLRATEIFGITGQDLDCAGRIIHIRAKGGEPQSVPAPADIMRILAGYRRQPHEYLFQDENGGQITWGISSTFDRVVRELGLNDGVTDKRRRVRFHTLRHTFASWLAQSGQVTLHELMEMMRHKRIEMTLRYAHLIPGGGRSKLQIIEDALFDPDHDD, from the coding sequence ATGACCGTCGGCAGCATGGTCGCGCGCTATCTCAGCTGGGCCGAAGGGGAAGGCAAGCGCGTGGGCCCGGAACGCGCCCGCTATGACCTGCATCTCGCCTCGAGGTTCGACGCTGTCCCAATTGATGCCGTCACACTGCAAATGCTCTGGGACGTCAAAGCGTCCCTGCGACGCAAGATGGCGGCGCAAACTGTGCGCCATTGTTTCGGGCTGCTGCGACGAGCCGTCAACCACGCCATCGAGCTGGAGCTGTGGAAGGGGGAGAATCCTTTCGCCGTGAAACGGCATGGTCCGTTCAAGCTCCCGCGAGCGGACAACCAGGCTACGCGTTACCTGACCAGGCGTGAGGCGCGCGACCTGCTCGTCGCGCTTGCCCGGCGCTCCCAGCAAGTGCATGACATGGCCCTGCTTTCGCTCAAGACCGGACTGCGAGCCACGGAAATTTTCGGCATAACCGGCCAGGACCTGGACTGCGCCGGTCGCATCATCCATATCCGGGCCAAGGGCGGCGAGCCCCAGTCCGTGCCGGCCCCGGCGGACATCATGCGGATCCTGGCCGGTTATCGGCGGCAACCCCATGAGTACCTGTTCCAGGACGAAAATGGCGGGCAGATCACGTGGGGCATCAGCAGCACATTTGACCGCGTTGTTCGAGAGCTTGGCCTGAACGACGGGGTCACGGACAAACGCCGGCGCGTCCGGTTCCACACCCTGCGCCACACCTTCGCCAGCTGGCTGGCCCAGTCCGGGCAGGTCACGCTGCATGAACTCATGGAGATGATGCGCCACAAGCGAATCGAAATGACGTTGCGCTATGCCCACCTCATCCCGGGCGGCGGACGGTCGAAACTGCAGATCATCGAGGACGCGCTGTTCGATCCCGACCATGACGACTAG
- a CDS encoding helix-turn-helix domain-containing protein — MITIESVQNGVLLDAGGRRMVYELCPGRRTQAVHDLLVAVATELAAGIEVRIEVLDPRGQDAPITIRPQKRSLNAEDIEAEYGIPARTLEDWRASGKGPPYVKPGKRVIYLREDFEDFLRAHIVTSGRG, encoded by the coding sequence GTGATTACCATCGAATCCGTGCAAAATGGCGTGTTGCTCGACGCCGGAGGCCGGCGCATGGTGTATGAGCTGTGTCCCGGGCGGCGCACACAGGCCGTGCATGACCTGCTGGTCGCCGTGGCAACGGAACTGGCCGCCGGCATCGAGGTTCGTATTGAGGTCCTGGACCCGCGCGGCCAGGATGCGCCGATCACCATCCGCCCGCAGAAACGATCCCTCAACGCTGAGGATATCGAAGCCGAATACGGCATCCCGGCCCGGACCCTCGAGGACTGGCGCGCGTCGGGCAAGGGCCCGCCCTACGTCAAGCCGGGCAAGCGCGTGATCTACCTGCGCGAGGATTTCGAGGACTTTTTACGCGCGCACATCGTGACATCGGGCAGGGGCTAG
- a CDS encoding PTS sugar transporter subunit IIC produces MGLWTGTRPRKSPRRDDAHDPSGRYFAPRSWRRFFFVLFSSFRFFFNAALIERPLVIGFFWAACYGDLDATLKLSLFYELFWLDGIPAGTHIPPNAAAATLAGLSLMHVYQLTTPAEALFVAATTAILGRLFATLEGAQRMMENIVLSRYTAARERSKSHFAPGRLVRRALLDMAALNGLAFSVVLAGLIALYAVLLPMVWPYLASSGATWSQLWILGSLGGVLSLRYRPAYMLLAAGMILAVAWCLLA; encoded by the coding sequence GGAACCCGCCCACGGAAATCGCCCAGGCGAGACGACGCGCATGACCCATCAGGCCGATATTTTGCTCCACGTTCTTGGCGTCGCTTTTTTTTTGTTCTTTTTTCGTCCTTCCGCTTCTTTTTCAACGCCGCGCTGATCGAAAGGCCGCTTGTCATCGGGTTTTTCTGGGCCGCCTGCTATGGTGACCTGGACGCGACCCTGAAGCTGAGCCTTTTTTACGAACTCTTTTGGCTCGACGGCATTCCCGCCGGCACCCACATCCCCCCCAATGCCGCCGCGGCGACCCTGGCCGGCCTGTCGCTCATGCACGTCTACCAGTTGACGACACCGGCCGAAGCGCTTTTCGTGGCCGCGACCACGGCCATCCTGGGACGACTTTTCGCCACACTGGAAGGGGCCCAGCGGATGATGGAAAACATCGTCCTGTCGCGCTATACGGCGGCCCGGGAGCGGTCCAAGTCCCATTTCGCGCCCGGCAGGCTGGTGCGCCGGGCCCTGCTGGACATGGCAGCCTTAAACGGCCTGGCCTTTAGCGTGGTTCTGGCCGGGCTGATCGCGTTGTATGCCGTGCTGCTGCCCATGGTCTGGCCGTATCTTGCCTCTTCCGGAGCGACCTGGAGCCAGCTTTGGATACTGGGCAGCCTGGGTGGAGTGTTGTCCCTGCGCTATCGGCCGGCCTACATGCTGCTGGCCGCCGGCATGATTTTGGCCGTGGCCTGGTGCCTGTTGGCCTGA